A stretch of DNA from Desulfovibrio desulfuricans:
TCATACAATATTGCGCAACTAATGGGCTATGCAGACAGCCAATGGACAGCGCACGGTGACAAGGTGTACTATAAAACTTCCCATTCCAAGGTAGGAGCAAGAAGCCCAGACCGCGTAGACTGCCAAAAGGGCGAATCGCTATACCCGCCATCAATATCTACGCTTACCGATGGACCTTTTCCGGGTTCAACAATCCATTTGATAAAATGGTAACTAGCCAGCAGGTGGTATGTGTATGTGCCCTTGTTCAGCAAACCTTGAGGCAATTTTGCTTTTAAAGAATTTTTTCCAAGGCGCAATTTTGGCCACGAACCTTCTCCGGTGTCGGTCGCATACGACCAAAAAAGTTCGTTCTTTTCCTGATCAAAACAAACACAGCCAATTGTAAAAGAACTGACTATCTCATGCAGCTCAAATTCAAGCACAAGGTAGAGCGAATCCCGCGAGCCGCGTATAGAAGAGACCACGGCTCCGTCTTCATCAACTATCTTCATGGAAAGAGGCGTAAGGCAGTCCATTTGCCTTGGGGCATCAGCTTCCCACTGTGCCGTGGAATTTTTCTCTCCCTGCAAATAGGCGCTTGTGACACGGACGATGTCGTCATCATCTGATCCCACAATCCCTTCGCGCAACAGCAAACCACGCGTACACAAGTTGCGGATCATATTCATGTTATGGCTTACAAAAAGAACGGTTCGCCCCTGCCCCTTGCTCACTTCTTCCATTTTGCCGAGGCACTTTTTTTGAAATTCTGCATCACCCACGGCCAGCACTTCATCCACAATCAGGATTTCAGGCTCAAGGTGCGCAGCAACAGCAAAGGCAAGGCGCACATACATGCCCGATGAATAGCGTTTCACAGGGGTATCAAGGAACTTTTCCACCCCGGCAAAATCCACTATTTCATCAAACTTGCGGCGTACTTCCGCGCGGGTCATCCCCAGGATAGCTCCGTTGAGGTAGATATTTTCACGCCCCGTCAACTCTGCGTGAAAGCCTGTGCCTACTTCCAAAAGGCTTGCCACACGCCCACGCATTGTAATGCGCCCGGTTGTCGGCTCTGTAATCCTTGACAGCAATTTGAGCAAAGTGGATTTGCCCGCACCGTTACGACCAATAATGCCCACACGGTCGCCGGGCATAATGTCAAAATTCACATCCTTGAGCGCCCAGAATTCTTCCTGACTCTGCGCCCCCCTGCTGAGCAGGCGCTTGGGCAGCTTGAAAATTTCTTCACGCAAAGACTTGTAGGGGGTCTGCCCTTCGTGTCGGATGGTATAGCTCTTGCCGAGCCCTTCAACTGATATGATGGGTTTCATCTACTCATCCTATATTACGTCCGCAAACGTGCGTTCAGTCTTGCGAAATATTTTAATGCCGCAAATCAGCAGAATAAAGGCGCAGCCTACGCTGATGGAGAGCGCGCGAACAGGGCAGTCCATGCTGCCAAGCACAGCCCACCGAAAGCCGTCAATAACCCCGACCATTGGATTGCACTCGTAGAGCAGACGCCACTTCTCTGGCACAATGCCTGACGAAAAGCCCACGGGCGACAGATACAGGCCGAACTGGGTGATGAAGGGAACAATGATGCGGAAGTCTCGATACGTTACATTAAGTGCGCAAAGTATAAGCCCCGGCCCCAGAGCAACAAGGGCTGCGAGCAAGGTCAGGGGCAGAACAGCCAGCACCTGTATGGGCGGCGTATACTGATAAAACACCATCATTAATGCCAACAGCACAAAAGAAATGACAAAGTCCATCACAGCCACGCCCATGGTCGCAGCTGGGACTATAATCCGAGGAAAATAGACCTTGGAAACCAGATTGCTGTTGGCAATCAGACTGTTGGCAATGGCACTGATTGCCGTGGCGAACATCTGCCACGGCAGCATGGCCACAAAAACCATCAACGGGTACGGAGCCACGCCTTCAGAGGGCAACTTTGCCACCTTTGCAAACACAAAAGTAAAGGCCGCCATTGTCAACAATGGGCGCAGCACAGCCCACAAAATACCCACAACCGTCTGCTTGTACTGCACGGCCACATCGCGCCATGTCAATATGAGAAAAAGCTCGCGATAGCGCCACAGGTCTTTCCAGTATTGCCGCTCTGCGCGACCAGCCTCAATGACAAGTTCGTGAGCCATAAACGCTAATAACCCCGCTTATGCTGGTTTTGCAAAAAATCGCTGTACGCGTCGTACAAGCCGTCTTCAAGCCCTACGCGGGGTTTCCACCCCATACCAAAAAGCTTGCCCGAATCCATGAGCTTGCGGGGGGTGCCATCCGGTTTTGAGGAGTCGGTAACGATGTCGCCGTTAAAGCCCACAACCTTGGCAATCAGGCGGGCTGTTTCCAGAATGGAGTGTTCCACTCCGCTGCCCACGTTGACGTGTTCAAAGTCAGAATAGTTCTCGAGCAAAAACACGCAGGCTTCCGCCATGTCGTCCACATGCAGAAATTCGCGCAGGGCTTTGCCTGTACCCCAAATGGCAACCTCTGAGGCCCCGAGTTCTTTTGCTTCATGAAAACGCCGGATAAGCCCAGGAATCACATGGCTGTTTTCCGGGTGATAGTTGTCTCCAGGGCCATACAGATTGGTGGGCATGGCGCTGATGGCGTCAAAACCATACTGTTTGCGATAGGCCTGGCACATCTTGATGCCCGAAATTTTTGCCAGAGCGTAGGCGTCGTTGGTTGGTTCCAGCGGCCCTGTCAGCAAGTACTCTTCCTTGATGGGCTGCGGGCACAGCTTGGGGTAAATGCACGACGACCCAAGAAACAGCAGCTTTTTGCAGCCGTTGCGGTATGCGCTGTCGATAACGTTGTTCTGGATTTGCAGGTTCTGGTAAATGAACTCTGCGGGATATGTGGCATTGGCGTGGATGCCTCCCACCTTGGCGGCGGCCAGAACCACCACGTCAGGTCTGTGCTGGGCAAAAAAAGCCCGCACCCCGGCCTGATCGCACAGATCCAGTTCTGCATGCGTGCGTGTGAGCTGCCGTTCATAGCCAGAACGCGTCAAGGCACGACACAGGGCGCTGCCTACAAGCCCCCTGTGGCCCGCCACATAGACCAGAGCATCTTTGCGCATTGCCTTACTCGTTGTGGCTGAAGGTTTTAAAGCCTGCCACTTTGCACACGGCATCGCGCATGCTCAGGGCAAGGTCTTCGCGCGCCATTTCGGCAACCATGTCTTCAAAGGAGGTTTTCGGCTCCCAACCCAGCTTTTCCTTGGCCTTGGCCGGTTGGCCCAGCAAGGTTTCCACTTCGGTGGGGCGGAAGTAGCGCGGATCAACGCGCACAATAACATCGCCAGGTTTGAGATGGCATTCCAGCCCCTGACGGTTGCCAGCGACCTGCTGCAAACGACTCACGTCAACGCTTGCTACGGTGCCGGTTTCTTCCACGCCAGTGCC
This window harbors:
- a CDS encoding ABC transporter ATP-binding protein gives rise to the protein MNFDIMPGDRVGIIGRNGAGKSTLLKLLSRITEPTTGRITMRGRVASLLEVGTGFHAELTGRENIYLNGAILGMTRAEVRRKFDEIVDFAGVEKFLDTPVKRYSSGMYVRLAFAVAAHLEPEILIVDEVLAVGDAEFQKKCLGKMEEVSKGQGRTVLFVSHNMNMIRNLCTRGLLLREGIVGSDDDDIVRVTSAYLQGEKNSTAQWEADAPRQMDCLTPLSMKIVDEDGAVVSSIRGSRDSLYLVLEFELHEIVSSFTIGCVCFDQEKNELFWSYATDTGEGSWPKLRLGKNSLKAKLPQGLLNKGTYTYHLLASYHFIKWIVEPGKGPSVSVDIDGGYSDSPFWQSTRSGLLAPTLEWEVL
- a CDS encoding ABC transporter permease; amino-acid sequence: MAHELVIEAGRAERQYWKDLWRYRELFLILTWRDVAVQYKQTVVGILWAVLRPLLTMAAFTFVFAKVAKLPSEGVAPYPLMVFVAMLPWQMFATAISAIANSLIANSNLVSKVYFPRIIVPAATMGVAVMDFVISFVLLALMMVFYQYTPPIQVLAVLPLTLLAALVALGPGLILCALNVTYRDFRIIVPFITQFGLYLSPVGFSSGIVPEKWRLLYECNPMVGVIDGFRWAVLGSMDCPVRALSISVGCAFILLICGIKIFRKTERTFADVI
- a CDS encoding GDP-L-fucose synthase family protein: MRKDALVYVAGHRGLVGSALCRALTRSGYERQLTRTHAELDLCDQAGVRAFFAQHRPDVVVLAAAKVGGIHANATYPAEFIYQNLQIQNNVIDSAYRNGCKKLLFLGSSCIYPKLCPQPIKEEYLLTGPLEPTNDAYALAKISGIKMCQAYRKQYGFDAISAMPTNLYGPGDNYHPENSHVIPGLIRRFHEAKELGASEVAIWGTGKALREFLHVDDMAEACVFLLENYSDFEHVNVGSGVEHSILETARLIAKVVGFNGDIVTDSSKPDGTPRKLMDSGKLFGMGWKPRVGLEDGLYDAYSDFLQNQHKRGY